The following coding sequences are from one Arcobacter nitrofigilis DSM 7299 window:
- a CDS encoding sensor histidine kinase: MAKKTNVTKLIIIVPIFFIFTTIIAMSSITISILYENYNKNILNLSHQELELQKQHIKTQIDSIYNYIEYKKTEAPKRFKQKLKDRVYMAYSLANKIYEKEKDKLPKEELQKKILETLRKVRFGNTGYFFVAEIKSDTETIAKMLPATPEKEGTNVYLIKDIDNKYYGKEFVKVISEKKEGFVHYKWHKLTNNKEQIEKTSFIKSFPPYNWFIGYGEYMDDFEKNIKKEALDRLKLFKYPNYGYIWTISTNRVLLEHPYKKSDIGKINTELDKKTGALLSDLFIKAALKDENGSFVEYHWTKPNGTKILKKIGFVRYIKDWDWVIGTGVYLEDIHSNVEKFKEKETHEIKDVILNILIISIIILIIVSIISYLISKKINGKFLDYEESLKNKQYELEKANSTLENKVQEKTKELKELNEKLELKVKARTEEIAKKNKVLEEQSKMVALGEMIGNIAHQWRQPLSSISVAASSIHLKKELNILEDQDLFDLTDNIVKNTQYLSQVIDDFRNYVKGEKKLVNFDINDSVKQALNILDASVHNHKLIIIKDFEKNIFLDNYLNELIQALVNILNNAKDALKEKQKDESNRIIFIKTYSSKDKAYISIKDSAGGVDESLVNKIFEPYFTTKDKTQGTGLGLYMTYQIISDSMKGKIHVENSEFTHNKKLYRGANFIIELAKL, translated from the coding sequence ATGGCTAAAAAAACTAATGTAACTAAATTAATTATTATTGTTCCAATATTTTTTATTTTTACTACAATAATTGCTATGTCTTCAATCACGATTTCTATTTTATACGAAAACTATAATAAGAATATATTAAATCTTAGCCACCAAGAACTAGAACTACAAAAACAACATATAAAAACTCAAATTGATAGTATATATAATTATATAGAATATAAAAAAACTGAAGCCCCTAAGAGATTTAAACAAAAACTTAAAGATAGAGTCTATATGGCTTATTCTTTAGCTAATAAAATATATGAAAAAGAAAAAGATAAACTTCCTAAAGAAGAGTTACAAAAAAAGATTTTAGAAACACTTAGAAAAGTAAGATTTGGCAATACTGGCTATTTTTTTGTTGCAGAAATAAAAAGTGATACTGAAACAATTGCTAAAATGCTACCAGCTACTCCTGAAAAAGAGGGAACAAATGTCTATTTAATAAAAGATATTGATAATAAATATTATGGGAAAGAGTTTGTAAAAGTTATAAGTGAAAAAAAAGAGGGTTTTGTTCACTATAAATGGCATAAACTAACTAATAATAAAGAGCAAATAGAAAAAACTTCATTTATAAAAAGCTTTCCACCTTATAATTGGTTTATTGGATATGGTGAATATATGGATGATTTTGAAAAAAATATAAAGAAAGAAGCCTTAGATAGATTAAAACTTTTCAAATATCCTAATTATGGTTATATTTGGACTATATCAACAAATCGTGTACTTCTAGAACATCCATACAAAAAATCTGATATAGGAAAAATAAATACAGAATTAGACAAGAAGACAGGTGCTCTTTTAAGTGATTTATTTATAAAAGCAGCTTTAAAAGATGAAAATGGTTCTTTTGTAGAGTATCATTGGACTAAACCAAATGGTACAAAAATCTTAAAAAAGATTGGATTTGTAAGATATATCAAAGACTGGGATTGGGTTATTGGTACTGGAGTTTATTTAGAAGATATTCATAGTAATGTTGAAAAATTTAAAGAAAAAGAAACTCATGAAATAAAAGATGTAATATTAAACATATTAATTATCTCAATTATAATTTTAATTATTGTTAGTATTATTTCATATCTAATTTCAAAAAAAATCAATGGAAAATTTTTAGATTATGAAGAGAGTTTAAAGAATAAACAATATGAACTAGAAAAAGCAAATTCAACTCTTGAAAACAAAGTTCAAGAAAAAACAAAAGAGTTAAAAGAGTTAAATGAAAAGTTAGAATTAAAAGTAAAAGCTAGGACAGAAGAGATAGCAAAAAAGAACAAAGTCCTTGAAGAACAATCTAAAATGGTAGCTTTAGGAGAGATGATTGGAAATATTGCCCATCAATGGCGACAACCTTTAAGTTCAATCTCTGTTGCTGCAAGCAGTATACATTTGAAAAAAGAATTGAATATTTTAGAAGATCAAGATTTATTTGACTTAACAGATAATATTGTCAAAAATACCCAATATCTATCACAAGTAATTGATGATTTTAGAAATTATGTAAAAGGTGAAAAAAAGCTAGTTAATTTTGATATAAATGATTCAGTAAAACAAGCTTTAAATATTTTAGATGCTTCTGTTCATAATCATAAACTGATTATTATAAAAGATTTCGAAAAAAATATTTTTTTAGATAACTATTTAAATGAACTTATTCAAGCTTTAGTTAACATATTAAACAATGCAAAAGATGCCTTAAAAGAGAAACAAAAAGATGAAAGTAATAGAATTATATTTATTAAAACTTATTCATCAAAAGATAAGGCTTATATTAGTATCAAAGATAGTGCTGGTGGAGTAGATGAGAGTCTTGTAAATAAAATATTTGAACCATATTTTACAACTAAAGATAAAACACAAGGTACTGGATTAGGTTTGTATATGACATATCAAATTATTTCAGATAGTATGAAAGGTAAAATTCATGTGGAAAATAGTGAATTTACTCATAATAAAAAACTATATCGTGGAGCAAATTTTATAATTGAACTAGCTAAACTGTAA
- a CDS encoding tetraacyldisaccharide 4'-kinase: MLKQKFNIWIEEYLFFPTLFQKIISFLLIPFTLIYMIIIAFKRMSSSRKLDFAIPIISIGNIVVGGSGKTPITIALAKDKEDVAVILRGYGRKSQGLYVISQNGKILEDVSVSGDEAMLLANSLPTASVIVSEDRIKAILKAKELGCKLVFLDDGFSKYHINKFDILLRPYKEPENIFCLPSGGYREPKMMYSTANMVLKEGIDFKRVVKFKKEGKLLDELPSKIVILTAISKAKRLLDFVPSSCELVSFPDHYNFTKVDIEVVEKSYKDFTILTTAKDFVKLEKFHIKNLVLMDLEIEFRADIDFSSLEKYIKGKKYK; this comes from the coding sequence TTGCTAAAACAAAAATTTAATATTTGGATAGAAGAGTATCTCTTCTTTCCAACACTTTTTCAAAAAATAATCTCTTTTTTACTTATTCCTTTTACTTTAATTTATATGATAATTATAGCTTTTAAACGTATGTCATCTTCTCGAAAATTAGACTTTGCTATACCAATTATTTCAATTGGAAATATAGTAGTAGGTGGAAGTGGAAAAACTCCCATAACAATTGCCCTTGCAAAAGACAAAGAAGATGTAGCAGTTATATTAAGAGGATATGGAAGAAAATCCCAAGGACTTTATGTTATAAGTCAAAATGGAAAGATTTTAGAAGATGTAAGTGTAAGTGGCGATGAAGCTATGCTTTTAGCAAACTCTTTACCAACAGCTTCTGTAATAGTCAGTGAAGATAGAATAAAAGCTATTTTAAAAGCAAAAGAGCTTGGATGCAAACTAGTTTTTTTAGATGATGGCTTTTCAAAATACCATATAAATAAATTTGATATATTATTAAGGCCTTATAAAGAACCTGAAAATATATTTTGTTTACCAAGTGGTGGATATAGAGAACCCAAAATGATGTATTCAACAGCTAATATGGTTTTAAAAGAGGGTATTGATTTCAAGAGAGTTGTAAAGTTTAAAAAAGAGGGTAAACTTTTAGATGAATTACCTTCTAAAATAGTCATTTTAACAGCAATTTCAAAGGCAAAAAGACTTTTAGACTTTGTTCCATCTTCTTGTGAGTTAGTCTCTTTTCCTGACCATTACAATTTTACAAAAGTTGATATTGAGGTAGTTGAAAAATCATATAAAGATTTTACTATATTAACTACTGCAAAAGATTTTGTAAAACTAGAAAAGTTTCATATAAAGAATTTGGTTTTGATGGATTTAGAAATCGAATTTAGAGCTGATATTGATTTTTCAAGTTTAGAAAAATATATAAAAGGTAAAAAGTATAAATGA
- a CDS encoding DegT/DnrJ/EryC1/StrS family aminotransferase gives MKEIAFYKSSVGEEELAQLKTVLELKKDSSKVLEFEENMAKFIGAKYAISTCNGTSALHLALSAIKLKRGDKILMSVNSFVNVPEVVRHFDAEPIFIDINIDDMNIDLNKFEKALEENNSKKLRGAIISFVAGQTPDLDRLYAICKKYEIILIEDCTSALGVTYNDETVGSLDADMTVFSTNPSNGKTDVSNSGVIVTNDEELASRAKLLRTHAVTTTYDDYGNLDYIYDVVDIGHKYDLSELDAAFSLAQLKKTNSFIKRRKEIAKIYKERLTGVKHIEIPKQKEEHIFTHYIIKISRNRDAFARELKERGINTGLNYIPLHLLNYYKQKYNIKITTYGSALTSYQQILSIPIYPGLTNEEVNYICDQIIDIASSWI, from the coding sequence ATGAAAGAAATAGCTTTTTATAAATCATCGGTTGGGGAAGAAGAACTAGCACAGTTAAAAACAGTTTTAGAACTTAAAAAAGATAGTTCTAAAGTACTTGAGTTTGAAGAAAATATGGCTAAATTTATTGGTGCAAAATATGCTATTTCTACATGTAATGGAACTTCAGCTTTACATCTAGCTCTTAGTGCTATTAAATTAAAAAGAGGAGATAAGATATTAATGTCTGTAAACTCTTTTGTAAATGTACCAGAAGTTGTAAGACACTTTGATGCTGAACCTATTTTTATTGATATAAATATTGATGATATGAATATTGATTTAAACAAATTTGAAAAAGCATTGGAAGAAAATAATTCTAAAAAACTAAGAGGTGCTATTATCTCTTTTGTTGCAGGGCAAACTCCTGATTTAGATAGATTATATGCTATTTGTAAAAAATATGAAATAATATTGATAGAAGATTGTACTTCCGCTCTTGGAGTTACATACAATGATGAAACAGTTGGTTCTTTAGATGCAGATATGACAGTTTTTTCAACAAATCCATCAAATGGTAAAACAGATGTAAGTAATAGTGGAGTTATTGTTACAAATGATGAAGAATTGGCATCTCGTGCTAAATTACTTAGAACTCATGCTGTTACAACTACATATGATGATTATGGAAATCTAGATTATATTTATGATGTTGTTGATATTGGGCACAAATATGACTTAAGTGAATTAGATGCAGCATTCTCTTTGGCACAACTTAAAAAAACAAATAGTTTTATAAAAAGAAGAAAAGAGATAGCAAAAATCTACAAAGAAAGACTTACAGGTGTAAAACATATAGAAATACCTAAACAAAAAGAAGAACATATTTTTACTCACTATATTATTAAAATCTCAAGAAATAGAGATGCTTTTGCAAGAGAGTTAAAAGAGAGAGGTATTAATACAGGATTAAATTATATTCCTTTACATCTTTTAAATTATTATAAACAAAAATATAATATCAAAATCACTACTTATGGAAGTGCTTTAACATCTTATCAACAAATTTTATCTATTCCTATTTATCCAGGACTTACAAATGAAGAGGTAAATTATATTTGTGATCAAATCATTGATATAGCTTCTTCTTGGATTTAA
- a CDS encoding NAD+ synthase, translated as MMEWKNIKEQLIVFLKDEVKKAGLERVTVGLSGGLDSAIVAILSKEAFGANMSCVLMPSHYSSEGSISHALEVCKKFDIDHEIVEIAPMVEAYEKFMDGDKLRIGNFSARMRMSVLYDVSARDKSLVVGTSNKSEILLGYGTIYGDVACAINPIGEMYKSDEYEFGKFLGVPESILEKRPSADLWEGQSDEDELGYSYKQMDEILKKLVDEKVSADDLKSNGVDKELIDMINYRMKANAFKGKLPTIAKIKWS; from the coding sequence ATTATGGAATGGAAGAATATAAAAGAACAATTAATAGTATTTCTAAAAGACGAAGTTAAAAAAGCTGGTCTTGAAAGAGTTACGGTAGGATTATCTGGTGGTTTAGATTCTGCAATAGTAGCTATTTTATCTAAAGAAGCATTTGGGGCAAACATGAGTTGTGTACTTATGCCTTCTCATTATTCAAGTGAGGGAAGTATAAGTCATGCTTTAGAAGTATGCAAAAAGTTTGATATTGATCATGAAATAGTTGAGATTGCTCCTATGGTTGAAGCATATGAAAAATTTATGGATGGGGATAAACTAAGAATTGGTAACTTTAGTGCAAGAATGAGAATGTCAGTTTTATATGATGTAAGTGCTAGAGATAAATCTTTGGTTGTTGGTACATCAAACAAAAGCGAAATTCTTTTGGGATATGGAACTATTTATGGAGATGTTGCTTGTGCAATTAATCCAATAGGGGAAATGTACAAAAGTGATGAATATGAATTTGGTAAATTCCTTGGAGTTCCTGAGTCTATTTTAGAAAAAAGACCAAGTGCTGATTTATGGGAAGGTCAAAGTGATGAAGATGAACTTGGATACTCTTATAAACAAATGGATGAAATACTTAAAAAATTGGTTGATGAAAAGGTTTCAGCTGATGATTTAAAGAGTAACGGTGTTGATAAAGAACTTATTGACATGATTAATTATAGAATGAAAGCTAACGCATTTAAAGGTAAGCTTCCAACAATAGCAAAAATTAAATGGAGTTAA
- a CDS encoding SprT family zinc-dependent metalloprotease, with product MEEKEYVIDEIKTLISSTGEKIDINPKFLDYFDLEELYDIKENLLSKKENFRENNKDFLEQIYEKTKINEI from the coding sequence ATGGAAGAAAAAGAGTATGTAATAGATGAAATAAAAACTCTTATTTCATCTACTGGTGAAAAAATTGATATCAATCCAAAATTTTTGGATTATTTTGATTTAGAAGAGTTATATGATATAAAAGAGAATTTATTAAGTAAAAAAGAGAATTTTAGGGAAAATAATAAGGATTTTCTTGAACAAATTTATGAAAAAACAAAAATAAATGAGATATAA
- a CDS encoding (2Fe-2S)-binding protein yields the protein MAKKFSHSYEVCACKHVTLGEILYAIKEKNANTIEKIGELTDAGTCCGCCVSSEKDFGEEKMELYLTTILDKFVKVS from the coding sequence ATGGCTAAAAAATTCTCTCACTCTTACGAAGTTTGTGCTTGTAAGCATGTAACACTTGGAGAAATCTTATATGCTATAAAAGAAAAAAATGCTAACACAATTGAAAAAATTGGGGAATTAACTGATGCGGGAACCTGTTGTGGTTGTTGTGTGAGTAGTGAAAAAGATTTTGGAGAAGAAAAAATGGAATTGTATTTAACAACAATATTAGATAAGTTTGTGAAAGTAAGTTAA
- a CDS encoding (2Fe-2S)-binding protein has protein sequence MLENFDKNYEVCNCIKVTISDIKTSIINDGVKSLRDLQEKTRAGTECRNCLMNEVDFGKVKKKIYCKDILGEFANG, from the coding sequence TTGTTAGAAAATTTTGATAAGAATTATGAAGTTTGTAATTGTATTAAAGTTACAATTAGTGATATAAAAACTTCAATTATAAATGATGGTGTAAAATCATTAAGGGATTTGCAAGAAAAGACTAGAGCAGGGACTGAGTGTAGAAACTGTCTGATGAATGAAGTCGATTTTGGAAAAGTTAAAAAAAAGATTTATTGTAAAGATATATTAGGAGAGTTTGCAAATGGCTAA
- a CDS encoding TerB family tellurite resistance protein, which produces MKLLVLLFVGIILYFIARSYKTEKFENIKFNIKENFQGDLLHHEAGLLIALMAKVAKADGAVCELEAEMLKHTFTDISSHFENSEDIREKLKNIYNEEKKSFDNTMELSQKLYKLTRSDYQKRLKILEYLLNLAFIDKTFSDAERMICEDISNSLQIKTNDFNHMINAFKNFYASQAQNQATTLEQAYVVLESKKEDDDKTIKNNYRKLVKKHHPDIISGQGASQNIIDEATKKLQEINEAYEMIKKSRNI; this is translated from the coding sequence ATGAAGTTATTAGTTTTACTTTTTGTAGGAATTATTTTATATTTTATAGCAAGAAGTTATAAAACAGAAAAGTTTGAAAATATTAAATTTAATATTAAAGAAAATTTTCAAGGAGATTTACTTCATCATGAAGCAGGTCTTTTAATTGCTCTTATGGCAAAAGTTGCAAAAGCTGATGGAGCTGTTTGTGAATTAGAAGCAGAGATGTTAAAACATACATTTACTGATATTTCTAGTCATTTTGAAAATAGTGAAGATATAAGAGAAAAGTTAAAAAATATATATAATGAAGAGAAAAAAAGTTTTGATAATACAATGGAGCTTTCCCAAAAACTTTATAAACTAACAAGAAGTGACTACCAAAAAAGACTCAAAATTTTAGAATATCTATTGAATCTTGCTTTTATTGATAAAACTTTTAGTGATGCCGAGCGAATGATTTGTGAAGATATATCAAATTCTTTACAAATTAAAACAAATGATTTTAATCATATGATTAATGCATTTAAAAATTTTTATGCTTCACAAGCTCAAAATCAAGCAACAACACTTGAACAAGCTTATGTAGTATTAGAGTCAAAAAAAGAAGATGATGATAAGACTATAAAGAACAATTACAGAAAATTGGTAAAAAAACATCACCCTGATATTATATCAGGGCAGGGTGCAAGTCAGAATATTATTGATGAAGCAACTAAGAAGCTGCAAGAGATAAATGAAGCATATGAAATGATTAAAAAAAGTAGGAATATATAA
- the tatB gene encoding Sec-independent protein translocase protein TatB, whose translation MFGMGFMEIMLIAIIAIIALGPEKLPDAMVSVARFFKKFKSSLEDAKSTLDNELNISDMKEEATKFKNQIEDAKSSVTKFDDFDLGVKDILKDDKNEKDTKKPKKVSFKDEKVEDKIEEVKKEEVKENTSSTKPSDKFKIKKEIKENEGDKA comes from the coding sequence ATGTTTGGAATGGGATTTATGGAAATAATGTTAATTGCAATTATTGCAATTATTGCACTAGGCCCTGAGAAGTTACCTGATGCCATGGTATCAGTTGCACGATTTTTTAAGAAATTTAAAAGTAGTCTTGAAGATGCTAAGTCTACACTAGACAATGAATTAAATATATCAGATATGAAAGAAGAAGCTACTAAGTTTAAAAATCAAATAGAAGATGCGAAATCATCAGTTACAAAATTTGATGATTTTGATTTAGGTGTCAAAGATATTTTAAAAGATGACAAAAATGAAAAAGATACTAAAAAACCTAAAAAAGTATCATTTAAAGATGAAAAAGTAGAAGATAAAATTGAAGAAGTAAAAAAAGAAGAAGTTAAAGAAAATACTTCTTCTACAAAACCAAGTGATAAATTTAAAATTAAAAAAGAAATAAAAGAAAATGAAGGGGACAAAGCCTAA
- the tatC gene encoding twin-arginine translocase subunit TatC: MFEDLKPHIADLRKRLIISVLTLVVAFFVCFSFYEPILNWMMVPIEAVLPAKSQMVAVEIQETFFTALKVAFFSGFILSLPVIFWQLWLFLAPGLYDHEKKLVLPFVFFATLMFLSGAAFAYYVVVPFGFEFLINFGSAVVTVLPSIGKYVGFFTKLLFGFGIAFELPVITFFLAKIGLVDDKMLKDFFKYAIVIIFIVSALLTPPDVLTQFLMAGPLIILYLASIYIAKVFNPADKSLDDEE; the protein is encoded by the coding sequence ATGTTTGAAGACTTAAAACCTCATATTGCTGATCTTAGAAAAAGATTAATTATTTCTGTATTAACTTTAGTTGTTGCTTTTTTTGTTTGTTTTTCATTTTATGAACCAATTTTAAACTGGATGATGGTTCCAATTGAAGCTGTACTTCCAGCAAAATCGCAAATGGTTGCAGTAGAAATACAAGAAACATTTTTCACAGCTTTAAAAGTTGCTTTTTTTAGTGGTTTTATACTATCTTTGCCGGTTATTTTTTGGCAATTATGGTTATTTTTAGCACCTGGACTTTATGATCATGAGAAAAAACTTGTTTTACCATTTGTATTTTTTGCTACATTGATGTTTCTATCTGGTGCTGCTTTTGCTTATTACGTAGTTGTTCCTTTTGGATTTGAATTTTTAATTAATTTTGGTTCTGCAGTTGTTACAGTATTACCTAGTATTGGTAAATATGTAGGCTTTTTTACAAAACTTTTATTTGGTTTTGGAATTGCATTTGAACTTCCTGTTATCACATTTTTCCTAGCAAAAATTGGACTTGTTGATGACAAGATGTTAAAAGATTTTTTCAAATATGCCATTGTAATAATTTTTATTGTTTCTGCCTTGCTAACTCCTCCTGATGTTTTAACACAATTTTTAATGGCTGGCCCACTTATCATCTTATATTTAGCTTCAATTTATATTGCAAAAGTATTTAACCCTGCGGATAAATCTTTAGATGATGAAGAATAA
- the queA gene encoding tRNA preQ1(34) S-adenosylmethionine ribosyltransferase-isomerase QueA produces MMKNNLDPLKTSSYDYFLPKELIASKPLYPADSARLLVYNRNSDTITHTTYKYLLDFLPENLDIFLNDTKVIKARIYGKKDSGGKTELLFNKPLFMDRYQVMIKGKVQKGTKLFFDENLSAEVLELNNEDGTRTVKFFKDEKQLDFLSLIDILNKIGHLPLPHYMNREDEKEDEKDYQTLFAKNYGAVAAPTASLHFTDELLEKLHNKHNINYLTLHVGAGTFKPVDAEDILNHPMHSEYFEISRESLEALKEKNKTLAVGTTVTRTIEYYARTNKIQGECDLFLNPANKPIKVDHLLTNFHLPKSTLIMLIASFVGLEKTLEIYETAVKDKYRFFSYGDGMLII; encoded by the coding sequence ATGATGAAGAATAATTTGGATCCACTAAAGACATCTAGCTATGATTATTTTTTACCAAAAGAACTCATAGCTAGTAAACCTTTGTACCCAGCTGATAGTGCCCGACTTCTAGTATATAATAGGAATAGTGACACTATAACTCATACTACATACAAATATTTACTTGATTTTTTACCTGAAAATTTAGATATCTTTTTAAATGATACAAAAGTAATAAAAGCAAGAATTTATGGGAAAAAAGACAGTGGTGGAAAAACAGAATTGCTCTTTAATAAACCACTATTTATGGACAGATATCAAGTTATGATAAAAGGTAAAGTTCAAAAAGGAACAAAACTTTTTTTTGATGAAAACTTAAGTGCTGAAGTTCTTGAACTGAATAATGAAGATGGAACTAGAACTGTTAAATTTTTTAAAGATGAAAAACAACTAGATTTTTTGTCTTTAATAGATATTTTAAATAAAATAGGACATTTACCTCTTCCTCACTATATGAATAGAGAAGATGAAAAAGAGGATGAAAAAGATTATCAAACTTTATTTGCTAAAAATTATGGTGCTGTTGCAGCTCCTACTGCTTCATTACACTTTACAGATGAACTTTTGGAAAAATTGCACAATAAACACAATATAAATTATTTGACATTACATGTTGGAGCTGGAACGTTTAAACCAGTTGATGCAGAAGATATTTTAAATCATCCTATGCATAGTGAGTATTTTGAAATTTCAAGAGAAAGCTTAGAAGCTTTAAAAGAAAAAAATAAAACTCTTGCAGTAGGAACAACTGTTACAAGAACCATAGAATACTATGCCCGAACAAATAAAATTCAAGGTGAATGTGATCTATTTTTAAATCCAGCAAACAAACCAATAAAAGTAGACCACTTACTTACAAACTTTCATTTACCAAAATCAACTCTTATTATGTTAATAGCCTCATTTGTAGGTTTAGAAAAAACTTTAGAGATATATGAGACTGCTGTAAAAGATAAATATAGATTTTTCTCTTATGGTGATGGAATGTTAATAATATAA